From Trichoderma atroviride chromosome 1, complete sequence, one genomic window encodes:
- a CDS encoding uncharacterized protein (EggNog:ENOG41~CAZy:CBM50~SECRETED:SignalP(1-16)): protein MKLLTFSQLFFVGIQASKLGVPQPAQRDQVNCQLYAVQPNDNCIDISSKNNITYAQLLSWNPSLSSTCSNLASLNSSSICVSNPKGTFSISSNTVGATDIATTTAPVPSPTLDQTTSRCAKYYQVSDGDDCSHLTAQFAITLKDFIFLNSEVWQNCTNLELGYYYCVEPVGYISTYPGYLPTATTKPFNQTSATSLPYDGDPWARFSSNSSVIPIANGTRVDCYSYVYVKNLTENLFADCWSMASMYEITREELVLWNPSLGNDGSSGSNLSGAEASQVASSIAIPTTAPSSITTNLYTYPCTVAANISYCVALVSSTGALPTNTAPPGPHASGEISNCTAWFAPEAYDTCKSILDIFEMSFANFYKMNPSVGPDCSGLAVGTNYCVSTYPNGEDPNDDWDGDDSIPSISPTGIITPTPTQSGMVSNCNKFYDVHSNDGCSAIASSQHVDLSSLYKWNPAIKTDCSGLQASVYVCIGILTTSMSTTSKLPTTTSKPSTTSKPPTGIITPTPTQSGMVKNCNKFYDVHSGDGCSAIASSQKVNLSSFYLWNPAVKTDCSGLQASVFVCIGTLTTSMSTTTSKLPTTTSKPSTTSKPPTGIITPTPTQNGMVKNCNKFYDVHSGDGCSAIASSQKVNLSSFYLWNPAVKTDCSGLQASVFVCVGTATTTTAAGITTPTPTQSGMVSGCNKFYDVHAGDGCSAIASSQKIALSSLYKWNPAVKTDCSGLQASVYICIGVGNAAAARVTG from the exons ATGAAGCTGTTAACTTTCAGTCAACTCTTTTTCGTGGGGATACAGGCATCAAAGCTAGGCGTACCCCAGCCTGCGCAGAGAGATCAAGTCAATTGCCAACTCTATGCCGTCCAGCCAAACGATAACTGCATTGATATCAGCAGCAAAAATAATATCACCTATGCCCAACTGCTCTCTTGGAATCCTTCACTCAGCTCTACATGCTC TAACCTTGCGAGCTTGAACTCAAGTAGCATCTGTGTCAGTAATCCTAAAGGCACATTTTCTATTTCAAGTAATACCGTTGGGGCAACCGATATTGCTACTACAACTGC CCCAGTTCCATCTCCAACCTTGGACCAGACAACATCTAGATGCGCAAAGTATTATCAAGTCTCTGACGGCGACGATTGCTCCCACTTGACTGCACAATTTGCAATTACACTGAAGGATTT CATCTTTTTGAATTCTGAAGTTTGGCAAAATTGCACAAATCTGGAATTGGGTTATTACTACTGCGTTGAGCCGGTCGGATACATCTCTACCTACCCAGGGTATTTACCTACGGCTACAACGAAACCATTCAACCAAACTAGTGCGACGTCTCTGCCATATGATGGGGATCCATGGGCCAGATTCTCTTCAAACTCCTCAGTGATACCTATTGCAAATGGCACACGCGTAGATTGTTATTC GTACGTCTATGTAAAGAACCTCACGGAAAACTTATTTGCAGATTGTTGGAGTATGGCGAGCATGTATGAAATTACACGTGAA GAGCTGGTACTATGGAATCCTTCCCTTGGCAATGATGGCTCTTCAGGGTCAAATCTCTCAGGCGCTGAAGCTAGTCAAGTTGCATCATCGATAGCAATTCCGACTACTGCTCCAAGCTCAATCACCACCAATCTTTATACCTATCCGTGTACAGTTGCCGCTAATATTTCGTACTGCGTCGCCTTGGTTTCTTCGACTGGTG CTCTACCTACGAATACGGCACCCCCAGGGCCTCACGCTTCTGGAGAGATATCTAATTGTACGGCATGGTTTGCACCCGAAGCCTACGATACGTGCAAATCAATCTTGGACATATTTGAGATGTCGTTTGCAAACTTCTACAAAATGAACCCCTCGGTTGGCCCAGATTGCTCTGGCCTTGCCGTGGGAACGAACTATTGTGTATCAACGTATCCTAATGGTGAGGATCCGAATGATGATTGGGATGGAGACGACAGCATCCCATCTATTTCGCCCACTGGAATTATAACGCCTACACCAACTCAGAGTGGCATGGTTAGTAATTGCAACAAATTTTACGACGTCCACTCCAACGATGGCTGTTCAGCCATTGCAAGCAGCCAGCATGTCGATCTAAGTTCTCTTTACAAATGGAACCCGGCCATTAAGACCGACTGCTCTGGTCTTCAAGCAAGTGTTTACGTCTGCATCGGAATTTTAACGACATCCATGTCCACCACATCCAAACTGCCCACCACTACGTCTAAGCCATCTACCACCTCTAAACCACCCACTGGCATTATAACACCTACACCCACTCAAAGCGGTATGGTCAAGAACTGTAATAAATTTTACGATGTGCACTCGGGAGACGGCTGTTCGGCGATTGCAAGTAGCCAAAAGGTCAACCTTAGTTCATTCTACCTATGGAATCCAGCTGTCAAGACGGATTGCTCTGGCCTTCAGGCCAGCGTATTTGTCTGTATCGGAACTTTAACGACATCCATGTCCACCACCACATCCAAACTACCCACCACTACATCTAAGCCATCTACTACCTCTAAACCACCCACTGGCATTATAACACCTACACCCACTCAAAACGGTATGGTCAAGAACTGTAATAAATTTTACGATGTGCACTCGGGAGACGGCTGTTCGGCGATTGCAAGCAGCCAAAAGGTTAACCTCAGTTCATTCTACCTATGGAATCCAGCTGTCAAGACGGATTGCTCTGGTCTTCAGGCCAGCGTATTTGTCTGTGTTGGCACAGCGACAACTACAACAGCTGCCGGCATAACAACCCCTACGCCCACCCAGAGCGGCATGGTGAGCGGTTGTAACAAATTCTACGACGTCCACGCCGGGGATGGCTGTTCCGCAATTGCAAGCAGTCAAAAAATAGCTCTATCTTCGCTGTATAAGTGGAATCCGGCTGTGAAGACGGATTGCTCTGGCCTTCAAGCGAGTGTATACATATGCATCGGTGTGGGaaatgctgccgctgctcgtGTTACAGGATGA
- a CDS encoding uncharacterized protein (CAZy:CBM18~CAZy:GH18): protein MLSPRPRPRVNISAITFTALFTCVLFLASPVFALAQHLRHSNLHIEPVQRSANDQGLSHRHLSSRFHAAIIEHETSVDTPAAGQGDYTCGPNKPCYNGACCGDSGWCGFGPTYCGKGCQSNCNATADCGQFAHTPGSPCPLNVCCSEFGFCGTTSDFCGKGCQSNCQQPKPSGPSTNVQQRIIGYWEAWNSQHPCGTMAVGEIPVNYLTHLNIAFGYISHDFRITNMDGVSSDLYRNLGNLKARNPNLKIVISLGGWAFSDPGPWRSVFPTMTSSSANRATFIQNLLGFLSEYGYDGVDFDWEYPGADDRGGSDADAANYVALLKELRAAIASSGHSYIVTFTAPTSYWYLRHFDIKSMASYVDWINLMSYDLHGVWDSTNPIGSQVLAHTNLTEIDLALDLFWRAEIDPSNIVLGLAFYGRTFNLKSSSCWKPGCPFGGPGDAGPCTDTAGILSYREIQTILDQTGAASYLDKEAAVRYLVYGNNSWVSFDDDITFQAKIDYASKIGLSGLMVWAVDLDDSKLNALRAISGASGETGADSAFSLVDLKYLFPSEDLPSSDSQPSYGLVTFGSGGDLHDVSPASGPFGFFLVAGDSHVVTNLKKRKGEPEPFTFLDCPSNVRDQPEHKVQSARVTCLSDDLEGCFRILERGVEGTIVEMPDNCAPNSFARAISLNISPDQSVPLGIRDGIPPSPVYDFSFDFNLGLMRRDSDNTRFRLDYSNVPGYWNHLVNAPGIQSRDLNNLESRFFAPTTEDWNTAFETIEFDWSPTDATQIQEDVSAPVFWQSAGDCSIGNSTYAEGFGAFVQGKIDAQFWFGFSMIATLKDNKFDVHQAHGFLKARGQTDLTYGIGGIGDIDISKAGKGNPAISDDNLVNLKGHTINTPKSGGRISLNPYYQLTYQMATFNGSTGNDFENSVASFNGRLTTRIITDLGDFQANFPPPENLPNEAYNDKRQQNKISIPENDILYGTSNDGGHIAIGTNLIFGLKLEFFVFGDLFRWDFDLPKMNLVYNTMEIFTFSPGSADHPEFACSDYEVITNVYQTVEKGESLGWNDSNALTANLAYDRQIPSRGQVCYPAADSSKKRRDIHTADSGNLSHEKTDIPLDHMYPDADCLECKKQSLGPRGFGQINPWQYSPYSPAEPSIYFVDAQDLITFDSSKPKFDCRDCQTCYEEEVSECCGCVSLDVTWPNMLDMSPCDIDVCEPLTGAWLGTSSISKRQEDLSELKCEIMNDTFVDDGQSLSPRQPANPVINITKKRISVCKVPFGLNAPYNYPSFPENPNTQWDGGKFDAVSRYWGNTSGICQSWAVGKVQPADVTYIPNSLGGYNRQRSLYQTEHPFEAQLISNFFTNWLDKGRLNDLDQFVYSTPKMPCAVTKAWVNKVVPDFQILRNGVLGSAAFPQLLLTELGSQQHQDRLTIMLARLNGRKGRMFQGHRIVIDDNYKLQTQQEQLLVAKEVGMIFNYFNTKEVWDMFCASYEAMYDHMGAFNTFYARQGQAVTIPDLQTEWEEFVRTTLDNIVTRSLTAFDMMYENRRAGTSFFSTIFPIAWLYNKYWNRGSIRLTGTCPHLGATRV from the exons ATGTTGTCGCCgaggccacggccacgggTAAACATTTCCGCCATAACATTCACTGCCCTCTTCACTTGTGTTTTATTCCTGGCATCACCAGTCTTCGCCCTCGCTCAACATCTCCGTCATAGTAACCTTCACATAGAGCCAGTGCAACGCAGTGCAAATGATCAGGGTCTATCTCATCGACATCTATCATCTCGTTTTCATGCAGCAATTATTGAGCATGAAACTTCGGTAGATACACCGGCTGCGGGCCAGGGAGACTATACATGCGGACCAAACAAGCCATGCTATAACGGAGCTTGCTGTGGTGATAGCGGCTGGTGTGGTTTTGGCCCTACGTACTGTGGCAAGGGCTGCCAATCGAACTGCAATGCTACAGCTGATTGCGGCCAGTTTGCTCATACACCTGGATCCCCTTGCCCTCTGAACGTCTGTTGCTCTGAGTTTGGCTTTTGCGGAACTACTTCAGACTTTTGTGGCAAAGGCTGCCAGTCTAACTGCCAGCAGCCCAAGCCTTCCGGACCTTCCACAAATGTACAGCAAAGGATTATTGGTTATTGGGAAGCCTGGAATTCTCAACACCCGTGTGGTACAATGGCTGTTGGCGAGATTCCCGTTAATTATTTAACCCACCTTAATATTGCTTTTGGATACATTAGCCACGACTTTCGTATTACAAATATGGATGGAGTATCTTCAGATTTGTACCGCAATTTGGGTAACCTCAAAGCCAGAAATCCAAATCTCAAAATCGTCATCTCTTTGGGAGGATGGGCCTTCAGCGATCCTGGCCCTTGGCGCAGCGTTTTCCCTACAATGACGTCTTCGTCAGCAAATCGCGCGACATTCATTCAGAATCTGCTAGGTTTTCTCTCAGAGTATGGCTACGATGGTGTTG ATTTTG ATTGGGAATATCCCGGGGCCGACGATCGAGGTGGCAGTGACGCAGACGCTGCTAATTATGTTGCGCTGTTGAAAGAGTTGCGAGCAGCTATAGCCAGCAGTGGCCATAGTTACATTGTCACATTTACAGCCCCAACATCGTATTGGTACTTGCGGCACTTTGACATTAAAAGCATGGCATCATATGTTGATTGGATCAATCTCATGTCATATGACCTTCATGGGGTCTGGGATAGTACAAATCCAATAGGTTCCCAAGTTCTTGCTCACACTAATCTAACTGAGATTGACTTGGCTTTGGATTTG TTCTGGAGAGCTGAAATAGATCCATCCAACATTGTACTGGGTCTTGCCTTTTATGGTCGAACCTTCAACTTGAAGTCGTCATCTTGCTGGAAGCCTGGCTGTCCATTTGGAGGCCCAGGAGATGCGGGTCCGTGTACTGATACGGCAGGCATTTTGTCATATCGAG AAATCCAGACGATACTTGATCAGACCGGTGCGGCTTCATATCTGGATAAAGAGGCCGCTGTGAGATACTTGGTATATGGTAACAACAGCTGGGTTTC ctttgatgatgatatcaCCTTCCAAGCAAAAATCGATTATGCCAGTAAGATAGGCCTTTCGGGACTTATGGTTTGGGCGGTTGATCTCGACGACAGCAAACTGAACGCCCTCAGAGCCATCTCAGGAGCCAGTGGAGAGACTGGAGCTGATAGCGCCTTTTCACTTGTTGATCTGAAGTATTTGTTCCCCTCAGAAGACCTTCCATCCTCTGACTCACAGCCTTCATACGGCCTCGTCACATTTGGCAGTGGTGGGGATTTGCATGATGTTAGTCCCGCATCTGGACCGTTCGGCTTTTTTCTGGTTGCGGGAGACTCTCACGTTGTCACAAAtctgaagaaaaggaaaggtgAACCGGAACCATTTACCTTCCTTGACTGTCCTTCAAATGTTCGAGATCAGCCAGAACATAAAGTTCAAAGCGCAAGAGTAACCTGTCTGAGCGATGACTTGGAAGGCTGCTTCCGAATACTTGAACGTGGCGTTGAAGGAACCATTGTTGAAATGCCGGACAAC TGCGCCCCAAATTCGTTTGCTAGAGCTATTTCTCTGAATATCTCACCAG ACCAATCAGTACCTTTGGGCATCAGAGACGGGATTCCCCCTTCTCCCGTATATGATTTTTCGTTTGACTTCAACCTTGGACTTATGCGCAGAGACTCAGACAACACGAGATTTCGATTGGATTACTCTAACGTCCCCGGCTATTGGAACCATCTTGTCAACGCACCAGGCATACAATCTAGAGATTTGAACAATTTGGAGAGTCGGTTCTTCGCTCCAACAACAGAAGATTGGAACACAGCATTTGAAACCATCGAATTCGATTGGTCTCCCACAGACGCTACGCAGATTCAAGAAGATGTGAGCGCGCCGGTTTTCTGGCAGTCCGCGGGCGACTGCTCTATAGGTAACTCTACCTATGCAGAAGGCTTTGGTGCATTTGTTCAAGGCAAGATTGATGCACAATTTTGGTTTGGTTTCTCTATGATT GCAACACTCAAGGACAACAAATTTGATGTTCATCAAGCGCATGGCTTTCTCAAAGCAAGGGGGCAAACAGATCTAACATATGGCATTGGTGGCATTGGGGACATTGATATCTCTAAAGCAGGAAAAGGCAACCCAGCCATTAGCGATGATAATCTCGTTAACCTAAAAGGGCATACAATCAATACTCCAAAATCTGGGGGGAGGATTTCGCTTAACCCATATTATCAACTCACTTATCAAATGGCCACTTTCAATGGGTCGACCGGTAACGATTTTGAGAACAGTGTGGCTTCATTCAACGGACGGCTGACTACTCGCATTATCACGGATCTTGGAGATTTTCAGGCAAACTTTCCGCCTCCTGAAAATCTACCCAATGAGGCGTACAATGACAAACGCCAGCAGAATAAAATATCTATTCCTGAAAACGACATCCTATACGGCACTTCTAATGACGGAGGCCACATTGCTATCGGTACTAATCTCATTTTTGGGTTGAAGTTGGAATTTTTTGTCTTCGGTGACTTATTCAGATGGGACTTTGATCTACCAAAG ATGAATCTGGTGTATAACACCATGGAAATCTTTACTTTCTCTCCAGGAAGTGCGGACCACCCTGAATTTGCATGTTCTGACTACGAGGTCAT TACAAATGTTTATCAAACAGTGGAAAAAGG AGAATCTCTTGGTTGGAATGATTCCAACGCCTTGACAGCAAATCTCGCATATGATCGA CAAATACCCTCTCGAGGCCAAGTTTGCTACCCAGCAGCGGACAGTTCAAAAAAACGCCGCGATATACACACCGCTGATAGCGGAAACCTATCACATGAGAAAACGGATATACCACTCGATCATATGTATCCGGATGCCGATTGCCTTGAATGCAAGAAGCAGTCTCTTGGTCCTCGAGGATTCGGGCAGATTAACCCATGGCAATACAGCCCTTACTCCCCAGCGGAACCGAGCATTTATTTTGTAGATGCTCAGGACCTCATCACATTCGACAGCTCGAAACCTAAATTTGATTGTAGAGATTGTCAGACTTGttatgaagaagaggtaAGCGAATGTTGCGGATGCGTTTCTCTGGACGTTACGTGGCCCAATATGCTGGATATGTCTCCTTGCGACATTGACGTATGTGAACCGCTCACTGGCGCGTGGCTGGGCACCTCTTCCATTtcaaaaagacaagaagacCTTTCTGAACTCAAATGCGAGATAATGAATGATACATTTGTCGATGATGGACAATCACTATCTCCACGGCAGCCTGCAAATCCGGTAATAAATATAACAAAGAAGCGAATTTCGGTTTGCAAAGTCCCCTTTGGACTAAACGCGCCATACAACTATCCATCATTTCCGGAAAACCCTAATACGCAGTGGGATGGAGGGAAATTTGATGCAGTATCGAGGTACTGGGGCAACACATCAGGAATTTGCCAAAGCTGGGCAGTAGGCAAGGTGCAGCCTGCGGACGTGACATATATACCCAATAGTCTCGGAGGGTACAATCGGCAAAGGTCGCTTTATCAAA CCGAGCACCCTTTTGAGGCGCAGTTGATCAGCAACTTCTTTACCAATTGGCTGGACAAGGGCCGGTTAAATGACCTGGACCAATTTGTCTACTCAACACCCAAGATGCCATGTGCCGTGACCAAGGCCTGGGTAAACAAGGTTGTCCCAGATTTCCAGATATTGCGTAACGGAGTGCTAGGGAGCGCAGCATTTCCTCAGCTTCTCTTGACAGAGCTGGGCAGTCAACAGCACCAGGACCGCCTCACCATTATGCTCGCGAGGCTTAATgggaggaaaggaaga ATGTTTCAAGGGCACAGAATTGTAATCGATGATAATTACAAATTGCAAACTCAGCAAGAACAGCTCTTAGTAGCAAAGGAAGTGG GCATGATATTCAATTATTTCAACACAAAAGAAGTGTGGGATATGTTTTGCGCTTCATATGAGGCCATGTACGACCACATGGGTGCCTTCAATACTTTTTACGCGCGACAGGGCCAAGCTGTCACGATACCAGACTTACAAACCGAATGGGAAGAGTTTGTCCGGACTACTCTAGACAACATAGTGACTCGGAGTCTCACCGCTTTTGACATGATGTACGAGAACAGACG TGCGGGTACCAGCTTTTTCAGTACTATATTTCCGATTGCATGGCTGTATAACAAATATTGGAACAGGGGTTCGATTAGGTTGACCGGAACGTGTCCGCATTTAGGCGCTACTAGAGTGTAG